A window of the Brassica oleracea var. oleracea cultivar TO1000 chromosome C1, BOL, whole genome shotgun sequence genome harbors these coding sequences:
- the LOC106323165 gene encoding E3 ubiquitin-protein ligase SIS3, which translates to MAMRGVDFKWYDGFLLSMLATSVIIVAINWKRYHTCHYPLHIWIVVDYTTVFIFRVLMFVDNGLAAGLGLDFGSQQRNIGFCGRVVVLSILSLLLYPFLWAWTVIGTIWFTRARSCLPEEGQKWGFLIWLIFSYSGLLCIACICVGKWLARRQVHVLRAQQGIPSSEFGILVDMIRVPDWAFEAAGQEMRGISQDAAAAYHPGLYLTPAQTEAVEALIQEFPKFKLKAVPDDCGECLICLEEFHIGHEVRGLPCAHNFHVECIDQWLRLNVKCPRCRCSVFPDLDLSALSNLQSSSTQQPPQGNTETTEARYIRSHPQSESYFLRLQSLIHPVHTDTALETAENGGVPPVLAGRSPSGR; encoded by the exons ATGGCGATGAGAGGTGTCGATTTCAAGTG GTACGATGGGTTCTTATTGTCGATGCTTGCAACTAGTGT AATCATTGTAGCTATCAATTGGAAGAGATACCATACTTGCCATTACCCCTTGCATATATGGATTGTG GTTGATTACACCACCGTCTTTATCTTCCGCGTCTTAATGTTTGTTGACAATGGTCTTGCTGCTGGCCTTGGCTT GGATTTTGGAAGTCAACAGCGGAACATTGGGTTTTGTGGGAGAGTGGTGGTGCTCTCTATCCTATCTCTTCTGCTCTATCCATTTCTGTGGGCTTGGACTGTAATCGGTACAATATGGTTTACAAGGGCAAGAAGCTGT TTACCTGAAGAAGGCCAAAAATGGGGTTTCCTCATTTGGCTGATATTCAGCTACTCTGGCCTCCTCTGCATTGCTTGCATCTGTGTCGGAAAG TGGTTGGCGCGAAGACAGGTGCACGTATTACGTGCTCAGCAGGGAATCCCGAGCTCAGAGTTCGGG ATTTTAGTTGACATGATTAGGGTTCCTGACTGGGCATTTGAAGCCGCGGGCCAAGAGATGAGAGGCATAAGTCAAGATGCTGCTGCTGCATACCATCCTGGACTTTACTTGACTCCTGCTCAG ACTGAAGCTGTGGAGGCACTCATACAAGAATTTCCAAAGTTCAAGTTAAAAGCCGTCCCAGATGATTGCGGTGAATGCTTAATCTGTTTAGAGGAGTTCCATATTGGACATGAG GTTAGAGGTTTACCTTGCGCCCATAATTTCCATGTGGAGTGCATAGACCAGTGGCTGCGTTTGAACGTGAAATGTCCTCGGTGCCGGTGCTCAGTCTTTCCAGACCTTGATCTCAGCGCATTATCCAATCTCCAGAGCTCATCAACACAACAGCCCCCACAGGGGAACACGGAAACAACAGAAGCTCGGTACATAAGAAGCCACCCACAAAGCGAGAGCTACTTCCTGAGACTTCAGTCTCTAATTCACCCGGTCCATACTGACACCGCTCTGGAGACTGCAGAGAACGGTGGAGTTCCTCCTGTCTTGGCTGGTCGATCTCCATCTGGGAGATGA
- the LOC106310827 gene encoding protein disulfide isomerase-like 1-5 isoform X2 — MTYNGVNGVVKLLFPELKASDVFIGMVKTKAERYTKYDGSYKMEKILEFLGKKKFPLITKSSESNTAWVYSTSVKLQVMIFAKADDFQSMAQPLEDIARRFKSKLMFIYIDITNENLAMPFLTLFGIEDANKTVDAVLKEKCKIDLCVVRITGSSNMFE; from the exons ATGACGTATAACGGTGTTAATGGTGTTGTGAAACTTCTGTTTCCTGAGCTCAAGGCTAGTGATGTGTTTATTGGCATGGTTAAAACTAAGGCGGAAAGGTACACTAAGTATG ATGGATCTTACAAAATGGAGAAGATATTGGAGTTTCTAGGCAAGAAAAAGTTTCCCTTGATTACAAAATCGAGTGAAAGCAATACTGCTTGGGTTTATTCCACTTCTGTTAAGCTTCAG GTTATGATCTTTGCCAAGGCTGATGATTTTCAGAGTATGGCTCAGCCTCTTGAAGATATTGCAAGAAGGTTTAAATCGAAG CTCATGTTTATATACATTGATATAACAAATGAGAACCTTGCGATGCCATTCTTGACCTTGTTCGGAATAGAGGATGCGAACAAAACTGTT GATGCAGTGCTAAAAGAGAAGTGTAAGATTGACCTGTGTGTTGTGAGGATCACTGGCTCAAGTAACATGTTTGAGTAA
- the LOC106310827 gene encoding protein disulfide isomerase-like 1-5 isoform X1: MTYNGVNGVVKLLFPELKASDVFIGMVKTKAERYTKYDGSYKMEKILEFLGKKKFPLITKSSESNTAWVYSTSVKLQVMIFAKADDFQSMAQPLEDIARRFKSKLMFIYIDITNENLAMPFLTLFGIEDANKTVVAAFDNKLNSKYLLEADPSPSNIEDAVLKEKCKIDLCVVRITGSSNMFE; the protein is encoded by the exons ATGACGTATAACGGTGTTAATGGTGTTGTGAAACTTCTGTTTCCTGAGCTCAAGGCTAGTGATGTGTTTATTGGCATGGTTAAAACTAAGGCGGAAAGGTACACTAAGTATG ATGGATCTTACAAAATGGAGAAGATATTGGAGTTTCTAGGCAAGAAAAAGTTTCCCTTGATTACAAAATCGAGTGAAAGCAATACTGCTTGGGTTTATTCCACTTCTGTTAAGCTTCAG GTTATGATCTTTGCCAAGGCTGATGATTTTCAGAGTATGGCTCAGCCTCTTGAAGATATTGCAAGAAGGTTTAAATCGAAG CTCATGTTTATATACATTGATATAACAAATGAGAACCTTGCGATGCCATTCTTGACCTTGTTCGGAATAGAGGATGCGAACAAAACTGTT GTTGCTGCTTTCGATAACAAACTCAACTCCAAGTATTTGCTCGAGGCAGATCCATCACCAAGCAATATAGAA GATGCAGTGCTAAAAGAGAAGTGTAAGATTGACCTGTGTGTTGTGAGGATCACTGGCTCAAGTAACATGTTTGAGTAA
- the LOC106296721 gene encoding uncharacterized protein LOC106296721: MALLPVKPLSFHRFQVFPRHLITPAVSTVPAMVSAGFKSHHFVGLSSYDLCIHESVSHMRSLRSWSNRRRVSKTVGVSMPVASAEDLPAASWDSWKPDKTTVAPSPSDVIWPAAGAFAAMAIMGRIDQMLNPKGISMSVAPLGAVSAILFTTPSVPAARKYNIFMAQIGCAAIGVLTFSIFGPGWLSRSIALAASIAFMVIARANHPPAASLPLLFIDGAKLQKLNFWYVLFPSAAACILLCFLQEIVCYLKKNLKF, encoded by the exons ATGGCCTTGCTTCCGGTGAAGCCTCTATCTTTCCACCGCTTTCAGGTTTTCCCCCGGCATCTTATTACTCCGGCTGTTTCAACAGTTCCGGCAATGGTTTCTGCCGGTTTCAAAAGCCATCATTTCGTAGGGCTCTCTTCTTATGATCTATGTATCCATGAATCTGTAAGTCATATGAGAAGCCTAAGGTCGTGGAGTAATCGTCGCCGAGTAAGCAAAACCGTCGGCGTGTCTATGCCGGTGGCTTCGGCTGAGGATTTACCGGCGGCTTCTTGGGATTCATGGAAGCCCGATAAGACCACGGTGGCTCCGTCACCTAGTGACGTCATTTGGCCTGCAGCAG GAGCGTTTGCGGCTATGGCAATAATGGGAAGGATAGATCAAATGTTAAACCCTAAAGGGATCTCAATGTCGGTTGCACCACTTGGTGCCGTTTCTGCCATTCTCTTCACCACTCCTTCTGTACCTGCTGCTAGG AAATACAATATATTCATGGCTCAAATAGGTTGTGCAGCCATTGGAGTATTGACTTTCTCCATCTTTGGGCCTGGTTGGCTCTCCCGCAGCATCGCACTCGCTGCTTCCATTGCATTTATGGTCATTGCTCGTGCTAATCATCCTCCTG CGGCAAGTTTACCACTACTGTTCATAGACGGGGCAAAGTTACAAAAGTTAAACTTTTGGTACGTATTATTCCCCAGTGCAGCGGCTTGCATCCTCCTCTGCTTCCTC CAAGAGATCGTGTGCTACTTGAAGAAAAACTTGAAATTTTGA